The following is a genomic window from Adhaeribacter radiodurans.
GCTAGCATAATTCACCCGTTTATTGGCGATCATGGCTCGGTAGTAACCATTTTCGTTAGTAAGGTCTTGTAAGGAGTATTGGGAAATATTTTCGTTTCCTAACATAGCCTTTACTACTTCATGGAACACTGATTTTCCGTTGGCTCCCGTACCATACAGGAATAAAACTTTTTCCTCTTTTATCGTACCGTTTTTGATAAATACATAACCTAAATATTCTGATAGTACCTTTTGTCTCTGTTTGTCGGGTAATACCTTACTCAAGTAGGTTTCGAACAATGATGCTTTAGCTTCAGGATTATATTCAAAAGGTAATTGATAGGTGAGAAAGTCAGTTTTATCAAAATCTCTTAATCGCGTTCCCTTCGGTGTAACTTCAAAGGTTCCGTTGAGCAGGTTTATTAAAACAACATCTTTGGACTGTTCGGGAGTAGGAAGGTAGGCTGTTGCCAAAAATTGTTTAAAGAGGTGTTCCCTAAATTGGTAAAATTGGGCCGAGAATTTAGTAACCCCCATTTTTTCGGCTGCTTCCCCTAAGAACTTTTGAAAGGCTTCTTTGTCTATAACTGCCCAATAGGCACCATTGTACAAGTAAATGAAGTCTAGATTTTTACACAACCCCCACTTATTCTCTTCCGCAACTTTAAGTACGTTATTTATAGATAAGACTAAAAGATGTTTTGTGTTGAGCTTTAACTTTTCTAGTTGCTTTATTATTTCTTTTGCTTCATTACTGCCAGATTCAGCAATCTCTAAATTTTCCCTTAGCTGCAAAACTTGGGGAAAAGCGAGTGCTTCGAAATCTAATGGTTTGAATTGCTTAAGAAGTTGAGTTAGAATTTCAGTGTGGCTTAAGGGCTTAGCTTGTTTAACCAACTGCTCAACATGCTTAATAATGGTTTCCGGGTTAACCATTTTGTTGCCCCTCCCTGGCTTTGAATTCAGCCATTTGCAGAAAGAGTTCGAAACGGGATATCCCAAAACGATCAGCCGCAATGGATAATGCCTCGCTACCCAAGGGGGCACATAATTGACTGCAAGCCTTTAAAAAATGTACTATTTTGTTATCTTTGTCTTGTTCATTAAACAAAGAATATTCAGGCTTAAGATTATGTCTTCGCTCCATGATCTTAAGCTTTATTATTTTTGGAAGTTTGAATAAATGCCTCTGCTTCGGCTTCAATCTCTAAAATGGTTTTGCGGGTCTGGGAGCTTAACCATTGGTCAATTTCAGATTTTCGGAACGCTAAACGCTTTCCTATTTTTTTATGAGGTATTTCTCGGTTGTGTACTTTGCTGTAAATGGTTGTCTTAGCAGGGTTGCCGGGTAAATACGCACAAAGTTCATCAATAGTGAACCAATGGTCAGCTACAGGTTGAAGAGTGTTGTTTTTTTGAAGTACTAGCTGTTTAAGGTCTTCTAACTCAATAAATAATTGAGTAACAGCTTTAGGTAGTTGTTCAAAGGTTACTACAGGTCCATGTTTCATTACAGTTATTATTTAGGTTAATAATACTGCAATGGTATTATGATATTAAGGAGTTATTTTTTTACAGGCAAAACGGGCAAAAAGAAAGGCAAAGCGGGCAAGAAATACTACCATTTTTCTTTTGTTCTGCCCGGTTTAAAAAATGTAGGAATAGTTTTAGCATCCCAATTATCAAAGCAATCGGTAAATAAATTGATGAATCTGTTTTTTTTATTCATGGGATATGCATACTGCGAAACAGCCAAGTCAAACAATTCATAAAACCTTTTTATTATAAATCCTTTTTCTGTAGTCGTACAATTTATCTTTTGCATTGGTTGGTTGGCATCATTTAAAAACCCTTTTTTTAAAAAAGAAAGAAGCTGTTCATTGGTCAGGAATACTTCGCCGTTTTTGCTTTTCTTTTTAGTCATTATCTCAAAATGTTTTATAACACCCTCCATAGGTAACCCTTTCCAAAATTGATTTTCGGCACCCCTAATTTCTAAAAGAATTTCATCATAATTAGTTTCTGGTTGTTCTATGGATAAGCTTAGTTGTGCATTTGGTTTTAATATAAGCCTTTTTTTAATAGATGGTAAAGTTACATTTACTACTTTTATTAAAGCTTTACAACGATGAATCAAATCCTTGACCCAAATCTCGTATTGACCATAAATTTCATCTGAAACCCGCCAGTCAAGTGTAGTATTATTTTTGATTAGAAAGAGCTCGTGTTTAGCAACAACTTGTTTTAATTCACGCTTTTTACTTTTTAAAGCTTCAATATCACTTCCTTTATTGTTAATTATATCGTAAGCCTTTTCATAAACAGTTTCAGTCAAATCCTTTGTTTTAAAAAAATGTTGATAATTTTCTGCCTTTGTTAACCCTGTATACATTATTAATTCTGATTCCTCCGCAGGTAAATCGTCTCCATTATATGTTTTGTCCATTTGTTCTATTTTGCTATTCGGTTAAGTTCTTGTATTTTAAAGTAAATTTTCAGCAGCAGTATCTAAAATAGAATTTTCAAAGCTTTTTAGATAAACTTGGGTAATGGCTTCACTAGCATGGCCAAGGGATTCGCTTATTATAGCTGTTCCTACGCCACTTTTCTTTAGCACTGTCGCAAAGGTATGCCTAGCTACGTAAGTAGTCAGAGGAGTAGAGATCCCAGCTAAATCCCCTATATTTTTAAGTTCTCTATTTACCTGGCCTATAACTTTCGTAATTCGGTTATCAATCTGAGTAGGAGTAATGTGCCTAGTTTTATCGAGGATAGGGAAAATGTAGTTTTCCGGAGTAGCTCCTGTAATAGGCTGCCAATGCTCTATAATCCTTTGGGCAGGCTCAAGTAATTTAAAATTTAGTTCTTTTCCGGTCTTACTTCGATTGTAAATTAACCGGCCAGCTACAATATCCTTCCATTTTAGATTAGCTATATCAATAAAGTTAATTCCGGAGCCGTAATAACTAAATAGGAAATATTGCCTAGCGGTAAAAGATAAACTTTTTTCAGGCAGATGTAAGGCTTCAATGTTTTTTATTTCCTCCTTTGAGATTGCTCTTTTTCGGGTACTCGTATCGAATTTAGAAATTTGAAATACTTTAAAGGGGTAATCCTGGAGCCTAGCTGCATTTTCTTTTATAGCTCTATTGTAAATGGCTCGTAATGTCCGGAAATAAACGGATAAGGAAGTATCTGTTAAATTATTACCTCTTAAGTATGTTTCGTATTTAATAAGGAAAGAATAATCTAACTCGAAGAAAGTAAGATCCTGATTTTTTGTAAATGCTCGAATGGAACGGTAGCTATCTTTATAAGTATTAGCGTTTCCAATCTGCTTAGAGGTAAAGAGCCTATCTATTGTTTCCTGGTAAAAGCTGAATACAGTTACCTTCCTAACTCTCCTTTCTATTCCTTCGATTAGAGAGGCAGGAGTAAATTCACGTTCTACGGACTTTAATTCTAATGCCTTATCGTTATACTCGCTTAATTTTTTATTGATTATGCTTTCGAGTAGAGCCCGTTTAGGATGGTTTTTTTTGGGTTCGTTTTTTTCGAAGTTCCAGTATTTAGCGGAGCAGGATATACCTAAAGATTTGTAGCTTACTTTCCGGTTTTTCGTAACCCTTAACATTAACGGGTGTTCTCCATTAGAAAGCAGTTTAGATTTATAAAGGATTACAGCGACGGTAGTATTAATGTCTTTCATTGATCTAGTTTAAACACTGGTTTAAACATTGGTTTAAACAAATGTACCAAAACAATGCAAAACAAACAAATAATAAACAGATAGTAATTGTGGTAAAATTGTTAAATTACAGCGTTTTAGGTAAGAAAACAGATACTATTTATAAATAAATAATACTACTAAGTTACTGCCTTCTAAGCAGTAGGTCTTTGGTTCGAATCCAAACGGGATCACATTCATTGTGAGGCACTTACATGAAGGAATTCGGTAAGTGCTTTTTTGTTTGCACACAATTTGGATACAATTTACTTGTTTGCGAATCAGATAAAAATATTGTGTGATATCAGGTCCCTCCCAATTAAACTACCAAATTGAACACTTTCATTTTAAAAATTATAAACATTTGAAGGATAGCTTTTAGCCTTTATTCTAATGTTCTTGGGTATAGAACCTGTTTAGAGTTTTAGAGTTTTATTAATTTTTCGGATGAAAAGGACCATAAAAGCTAAAAGGTGCAGGTTGACCCAATGGATGGCTTTGGTTTCAAACCGGATGAGTAAAGCTTTAAAACTATCTAACCAGGCAATGGCTCTTTCAATCGTGTTCCTTCTTTTAAATAGTTGCTCCTCAAAATAAAGAGAATCATCTGATGGTTCTCCATTTCTGGGATTAAAAGCATTATTAGCTTCTATTTTCCTATCGGCACACAAACTTCTAAACCCATCTGAGTCAAAGCCGGCATCGGCCTTTAAAAATAAGCCCTCTGTTTCAATCCCTGCTTCTTTTAGCAAATTACACAGTTCTGTAAATACAAGCCCTATATCATATAAATAGTGATGAACACCTGCTTCAGGCTGACTACACCCGAGCATTTGTCCCTTTTTATCGGCCAAAACAGGCTGTTGCAGGTAGTAGCCGCTTTCCTGGTTTAATAACTAATGCTTTCTCCTCCATTCTGGCAGACCGTCTGACTACCATATACTTGTACACTTGATAAGTCTGGCAATCGGCGTTGGCTTTTTAGAAGGCATACCCAGGCCCTAGTCAAACTGCCCTCATTTGCCCATTTCTGAAAATGGTGGTATACTCCCTGCCAACTGAGCCATGGGGTGGTGAAAACCGCTTATAAAGATAGCTCCCGCCATTGACACCCTGATTTTTATTTTCTCAGGCATGCCGTCTTATAATACTAAAAAGGGAGTTTGATTGAGGAGATGTTCCATTAATATAGCTTCCAATAAAAAGGAAACTAGGTAATTATTAATAGAATAGTTTAGTTAGGTACTACTATAACGTGAACTTGGGAAATAAGGGCAATAGGTAAAAACCATAAGGCTGTAGGTTAGGTAGAAATAATACCACATGTTTCACCTCACCGCCAGCCTTATGTTTGTGATAGATAGTACTAAAATAATTGAAGTGTTTTGCTTCCTTGATGATTTCTGCAAAGAAGTTGCTGCTTATTATGCTACTCATCCCCTTCCTGCCGGTTTAACACCGCGGCATCCCGCAGGCAGAAAAGCTTCTCTATCCGAGAGTGAAGTACTCACCATTCTGGTACTTTACCATTTATCAGGCTTTAAGTGCTTCGAGTACTTCTATGAACGACTGCTCTTACAGCAGCTCAAGAGCTTCTTTCCCCAAGCTGTTTCTTATACCCAGTTCCTGTGCCTGTCCCGTCAAGCTTGTTTCCACATGCTGTTGCTGGCACAATACCGTTGCAGCCTTTCTGAGCACACCCAACACTATTACATTGATTCTAAGAAGCTGCCGGTTTGTAACAACCACCGCATCCACAGCCATCGGGTCTTTGTAGACTTAGCCCAGCGGGGCAAGTCCTCTACCGGTTGGTTTTATGGCTTTAAGCTACATCTAGTAACAAACCAGCAGGGACAACTCATCCGCTTTCTGCTTACCCCAGCCAATGTGGCGGATAATAACAAGCAGGTGCTTGGGTACTTGTTAGCTGATTTAAAAGGTAAGTGTTACGGCGATAAAGGCTATCTGACTTCCCTACTGGAAGAGTTGCTGGAAAAAAGGCTTGCACTTGGTTACTAAAGTCCGAAAAAACATGAAAAACATGCTGCTGAGACTGCCAGATAAACTCGGCCTAATGAAAAGAGGAACCATAGAAGCAGTCAATGATATTCTGATTAGGGTCTGTGACATTGACCATACCCGTCATCGGAATCCGCTTAATGCCCTGGTTCAGATTTTCTCCATACTAACTGCTTACTCCTTTCTGGATCATAACAATCCCAAATTTAAACGACTTAGAACCATTGCCTAATTCCCGAGTTAACGTTACTATAATTATATATCTTACAGAATAATAGTACTCCTATGAAATACTTTTCCTTGATGCTCCTGGTTCTACTTCTATTCGTCTATCCTGATCTCCGAGCGCAAACAACCGCAAAAGAAAATAATCAAGAACTGGACAAATTATTTGCCTCCTTTAGTGAAGAAGAAGTAAAGCTTTTTCCTATCTGGCCACCTTTCGAGGCGACAACCGCTATAATGATTTATTACCCGCTGAATTCACGGAGAGTTATCGAGTTAAGCTGAAAACCTTTTATACTCATTATCTAACTGCCTTGATTCAATTCAAAAGAGCGGACCTGAATGAAAATGATCGGCTTAGCTATGATATATTTAAATGGCGCCTTAACATGAATGTAGAAGGGCTGATGCGAAAGGATAACCGCCTACCCTTTAACCAGTTTGTTTTTAGCCTTCCTTTACAGTTTGCGCAATTGGGCAGTGGAACAGGAATACAACCTTTTAAATCCGTTCAGGATTACCAGAACTGGATAAGCCGCGCTACCGCTTTTTCTGCCTGAGCCGACAGTGCCATAGTTTATTTTAGAAAAGGGATGGCCGAGGGCATTGTGCTGCCCAAAACATTAGTGACCAAGATAATTCCGCAATTGAAAGTTTTGTCACGACCGACGCCAATAAAAGTGTATTTTATGGTCCTATTACTAATTTACCCAAGGATTTCAGTGCTGCCGAAAAGCAGTAACTAACCACTGCTTATGTAAAACTGATTAACGAGCAGCTCGTGCCGGCTTATAAAAAACTCCATGATTTTTTACAAAATGAGTATCTGCCGAAAGCAAGAACCACCAGTGGTTTAAGCACTTTACCCGGTGGCGCTGCCTGGTACAATTACCAGGTACGCTTGATGACCACTACTACTAAATCGGCCGATGAAGTGTATAACACGGGTCTTTCGGAAGTAAAAAGAATCCGAGCCGAGATGGAGAAAGTCAAAAACGCGGTGGGCTTTAAAGGTGATTTGAAGGCCTTTTTTGAACACCTGCGCACTGACCCTAAATTCTTCCCCTATAAAACCCCGGAGGAAGTATTAACCGCTTACCGGGTTATTCAGCAGAAGATTGACCCTAACCTGTCCAAAATGTTTCGGCAAACGCCTAAAACTTCTTTTGAAATTCGGTAGACAGAAGCCTTCCGGGCAGCCTCCGCTGCGGCGCAGTATAATGCTGGTTTAGCTGATGGAAGCCGCCCAGGTATATTTTACGTTCCGATTGTAGATGCTACGAAAGAAAGTTATGCCCGGGAAAGCCTTTTTATTCATGAAGCTATTCCGGAGCATCATTACCAGGTAATGTTGCAGCGGGAAAATGAAAGCTTACCAGATTTTAGACGCTTTGGCGGTTTTGTTGCTTATAATGAAGGCTGGGGATTGTATAGTGAAAGTTTAGGGAATGAATTAGGCTTGTATACGGACCCTTATCAGCAGATAGGCGCTCTGGGAGATGAAATCCAACGGGCCATCCGGCTGGTAGTGGACCCGGGTCTGCATACCAAAAGCTGGACCAGAGAAAAGGCGATTAGCTATATGCTGGAAAATGCCCCCATATCGGAGCAATTCGCTACGGCGGAAATTGAAAGATACATGGCTCTGCCGGGCCAAGCCCTTGCATACAAGGTTGGGGAACTGAAACTGCAGGAACTAAGAAAGAAATATACCAAACAATTAGGGCAGGCTTTTAATCTGGCCGACTTTCATGAGCTAGTATTGAAAGATGGCAGTATGCCCCTGGATATACTGGAACAAAAAATGGATGTATGGGCAAAGCGGCAAAAGAAATAAGTTTTAATTCTTTTTTCTCTATCTAGTCCTAGCGTAGATTAACAGAAAACGTCTCGTAAAACGGTCGTGGCTGTTGCACAACTAACTTGATGAATCTAGCCGTTAAAGAAAGATAGGCCTAGATTGTTGGAGTATGCAAGGCAAGAAGGTTTTTGCGGATGAGAAGGAGCTTCTCTTTTCGCTTTCGGCTCATGTGCCGGAGCACAACTTTTACCGTCAGCTGAAACAGCAACTTGATCTGGATTTTCTCTATGATCTTACCCAACCCTACTATGGTCGGTGTGGTCAGCAATCCATTGATCCGGTGGTTTTCTTTAAGCTGTGCCTGATTGGCTATCTGGAGAACATTGTCAGTGACAGGAAGCTGATTGAACATTGTTCCATGAGGCTGGACCTGCTCTATTTTCTAGGGTATCAGATAGATGAGCCTCTGCCCTGGCATTCTACTGTTAGTCGTACCCGGCAACTTTACCCCGAGACTCTTTTCGAGACGTTGTTTTATAAAATCTTTAGTATGTGTGTTGAGAAAGGCATGGTAGCCGGTCATACTCTGGGCGGTCGACTCAGCTCCTGTTCCGGCAAATGCTTCGATGGACAGCTTACTTTTGAAGCAGTCAGCTGAATCACTAAAGTTACATCTGAACTTGGTAAACACTAATAATTGTCCAACTAGTACTGAGCAAGCCAAGAAGGGTTACGCTAAACAAACGCCAGTTATCTTCGCCCCGGACCATCAATTAAGAAAGCTGCAAAAACACCAAGATACCTTAAAAGAAGGCTCTGGTGCTTTAGGTGCCAAACACGAAAAGGCCCGTTTGGTCACCAATAAAACACAATACAGCCCCTCGGACCCGGATGCCCGAATATCCGTCAAACCAGGTAAAACCAGAAGACTCTGGCTGTCATTGCAGTATTGCCGTGGATACCGGTCAAGGTGTTATTACCCATATCCAGTCTGACTTTGCGGATGGGCGCGACAGCCAGTATTTACCTCAGTTGGTCATGCAACTGCATGACCGATTGAAAGTAAGCCCGTTATTTATGCATGAATTGTTAGCGGATTCGGCTTATGCCAACGGGGCTAACTATGCCTTTTTAGAACAACGGGGTATTACCGGCTGGATACCTGTATTCGGTATGTATAAACCAAAAGTAGCGGGTTTTCCCTACGACAAAGAAAATGGCCAGTATACCTGCTCTATGGGTAAATCCCTGCCCTTTAAAGGTTTTGACCACACCGCAGAGGGCCGACTAATAAAAAACTATTGGGCCGCCCCTAAAGATTGTAGAGCCTGTGCTTTGAAAGCTACTTGTGCCCCCAATACCCGGTGTAGAAAGATCACCCGCACTGCTTACGACCCCGAG
Proteins encoded in this region:
- a CDS encoding transposase; translation: MPEYPSNQVKPEDSGCHCSIAVDTGQGVITHIQSDFADGRDSQYLPQLVMQLHDRLKVSPLFMHELLADSAYANGANYAFLEQRGITGWIPVFGMYKPKVAGFPYDKENGQYTCSMGKSLPFKGFDHTAEGRLIKNYWAAPKDCRACALKATCAPNTRCRKITRTAYDPEYLRAYARQQSLKGKSMKRLRQSTVEPVFGSLIHYYGLRRIGVRGKAGASKVMLLAATAFNLRKYLKFKPVAIISQAIALQKEPTDIFSNHFIAFTRLLFN
- a CDS encoding site-specific integrase — its product is MKDINTTVAVILYKSKLLSNGEHPLMLRVTKNRKVSYKSLGISCSAKYWNFEKNEPKKNHPKRALLESIINKKLSEYNDKALELKSVEREFTPASLIEGIERRVRKVTVFSFYQETIDRLFTSKQIGNANTYKDSYRSIRAFTKNQDLTFFELDYSFLIKYETYLRGNNLTDTSLSVYFRTLRAIYNRAIKENAARLQDYPFKVFQISKFDTSTRKRAISKEEIKNIEALHLPEKSLSFTARQYFLFSYYGSGINFIDIANLKWKDIVAGRLIYNRSKTGKELNFKLLEPAQRIIEHWQPITGATPENYIFPILDKTRHITPTQIDNRITKVIGQVNRELKNIGDLAGISTPLTTYVARHTFATVLKKSGVGTAIISESLGHASEAITQVYLKSFENSILDTAAENLL
- a CDS encoding helix-turn-helix domain-containing protein, which produces MKHGPVVTFEQLPKAVTQLFIELEDLKQLVLQKNNTLQPVADHWFTIDELCAYLPGNPAKTTIYSKVHNREIPHKKIGKRLAFRKSEIDQWLSSQTRKTILEIEAEAEAFIQTSKNNKA
- a CDS encoding DNA primase family protein; the protein is MVNPETIIKHVEQLVKQAKPLSHTEILTQLLKQFKPLDFEALAFPQVLQLRENLEIAESGSNEAKEIIKQLEKLKLNTKHLLVLSINNVLKVAEENKWGLCKNLDFIYLYNGAYWAVIDKEAFQKFLGEAAEKMGVTKFSAQFYQFREHLFKQFLATAYLPTPEQSKDVVLINLLNGTFEVTPKGTRLRDFDKTDFLTYQLPFEYNPEAKASLFETYLSKVLPDKQRQKVLSEYLGYVFIKNGTIKEEKVLFLYGTGANGKSVFHEVVKAMLGNENISQYSLQDLTNENGYYRAMIANKRVNYASEISGKLQAAIFKQLASGETVSARLPYGNPMQISDYARLIFNVNELPRDVEQSDAFFRRFLIIPFDVTIPEAEQDKQLHIKIIEGEISGVFNWVLEGLNRLLQQKQFTHCEASHIAREQYKTESDSVKMFLEEEQYSISLTQSKAFKDLYNEYKSYCLDCGFIKVQSVTFSKRLKAIGYQIIRQNYGMKISIEKKDNF
- a CDS encoding DUF885 family protein — translated: MATFRGDNRYNDLLPAEFTESYRVKLKTFYTHYLTALIQFKRADLNENDRLSYDIFKWRLNMNVEGLMRKDNRLPFNQFVFSLPLQFAQLGSGTGIQPFKSVQDYQNWISRATAFSA
- a CDS encoding transposase, encoding MADKKGQMLGCSQPEAGVHHYLYDIGLVFTELCNLLKEAGIETEGLFLKADAGFDSDGFRSLCADRKIEANNAFNPRNGEPSDDSLYFEEQLFKRRNTIERAIAWLDSFKALLIRFETKAIHWVNLHLLAFMVLFIRKINKTLKL
- a CDS encoding transposase, whose amino-acid sequence is MQGKKVFADEKELLFSLSAHVPEHNFYRQLKQQLDLDFLYDLTQPYYGRCGQQSIDPVVFFKLCLIGYLENIVSDRKLIEHCSMRLDLLYFLGYQIDEPLPWHSTVSRTRQLYPETLFETLFYKIFSMCVEKGMVAGHTLGGRLSSCSGKCFDGQLTFEAVS